A region from the Sandaracinus amylolyticus genome encodes:
- a CDS encoding DEAD/DEAH box helicase, which produces MSAPSFHPAVLRWFERALGAPTAPQRDGWAHVGAGRHVLIAAPTGSGKTLAAFLATIDALVRESRAHALPDETRVLYVSPLKALSHDIEVNLRAPLDGIDAALAELGEGGHGIRVGLRTGDTPAKERAKASKRPPHVFVTTPESLGILLTSASGRRMLSTVRTAIVDEIHAVVGSKRGAHLALSLERLVDLVGGRLQRVGLSATQKPIEEVGRFLVGAAGVSSEGAPDCAIVDVGHARTIDLALEMPDSPLEAVMANDVWGEIHARLAALVQAHRTTIVFVPQRRLCERLARALGEILGEGTVAAHHGSMSREMRHEAEHKLKHGEVRCVVATSSLELGIDVGHVDLVCQIGSPRAIAALLQRVGRSGHFLGGVPKGRLFPTSRDDLVESLALLDAITRGELDAVCVPDAPLDVLAQQIIAEVAGRDDATPIDALFETTRRAWPYRALERTSFDAIVSTLGDAFGVRRGRRGASVHVDLATNVLRPRRGARLLATSSGGAIPDNQSYDVVLEPEGTKLGNIHEDFAVESMPGDIFQLGTASWKIVRVQPGVVRVADAKGQPPTLPFWFGEGPARTRELSTSVTRLLGEIDGELAANGPSHAIDRLRARLAIAHEPARQAVEYLDEARAALGVLPDGRTVVAERFFDEAANTHLVLHTRFGARVNRAWGLALRKAFCRSFDFELQAAATDDAIVLSLGPTHSFPLDEVFGFLKSSRAAHMLTQAVLDAPLFGTRWRWAATISLAVPRSRGGKKSPPARQRIDAEDLLSVVFPDAQACFENIQGEREVPDHPLVQQALRDCLEDAMDVHGLVDVLARIERGEITCIARDLPQPSALAAEILGARPWAYLDDAPLEERRTQAVMMRRLDDRARLRDLAALDPDAIARVREEAWPDPRDADELHDALGTIGWMRDEEIARADHDGSWRASLAREGRVTRLAIGAWVAAERLAEIRAIHPDASWSPAIAIPSAHASRTIDREHALRELVRSRLEAVGPVRASVLAAELAVSEGEIDGALHALEAEGFVMRGRFESQEALEWCERRLLARIHRATVETLRRAIEPVTTADYLRFLFEWQHVAPGSRLSGDDAVHAIVQQLEGFEAPAGAWEEELLASRAIGEVGRSLDALCLSGRVAWARGGAPTLDQDRVPAPVRATRVVLLDRGRLDTWAAVRPAWPSLPDASRAAREIERVLDARGASFFHELERATGLDRGAVEAGLAELVARGAVSSDAWSGLRALIAPQAERGIESVATARRRGPSLSAMESAGRWSLVRTAGARDGERVDEHAIEEVARVLLARWGVIVRRVLEREGMAPPWRELVRVLRRLEARGEIRGGRFVAGQSGEQFALPEALETLRAVRRKPARGEAITISAIDPLNLVGILTPGARVPAIASHRIVWCDGVPIAVRDGQGVRAMSEPAMTGAA; this is translated from the coding sequence ATGTCCGCTCCGTCGTTCCATCCCGCGGTCCTGCGTTGGTTCGAGCGCGCGCTGGGCGCACCGACGGCGCCGCAGCGCGACGGCTGGGCCCATGTCGGCGCCGGTCGGCACGTGCTGATCGCGGCGCCGACCGGCTCGGGCAAGACGCTCGCGGCGTTCCTCGCGACGATCGACGCGCTGGTGCGCGAGTCGCGCGCGCACGCGCTGCCCGACGAGACGCGCGTGCTCTACGTCTCGCCGCTCAAGGCGCTGAGCCACGACATCGAGGTGAACCTCCGCGCGCCGCTCGACGGCATCGACGCAGCGCTCGCGGAGCTCGGCGAAGGCGGGCACGGCATCCGCGTCGGCCTGCGCACCGGCGACACGCCCGCGAAGGAGCGCGCGAAGGCGAGCAAGCGCCCGCCGCACGTGTTCGTCACGACGCCCGAGTCGCTCGGCATCCTGCTCACGAGCGCGAGCGGGCGAAGGATGCTGAGCACGGTGCGCACGGCGATCGTCGACGAGATCCACGCCGTGGTCGGCAGCAAGCGCGGCGCGCACCTGGCGCTCTCGCTGGAGCGCCTCGTCGATCTCGTCGGAGGACGGCTCCAGCGCGTCGGGCTCTCCGCGACGCAGAAGCCGATCGAAGAGGTCGGGCGCTTCCTCGTCGGCGCCGCGGGCGTGTCGAGCGAGGGCGCGCCCGACTGCGCGATCGTCGACGTGGGCCACGCGCGCACGATCGATCTCGCGCTCGAGATGCCGGACTCGCCGCTCGAGGCGGTGATGGCGAACGACGTCTGGGGCGAGATCCACGCGCGCCTCGCGGCGCTGGTGCAGGCGCATCGCACCACGATCGTGTTCGTGCCGCAGCGTCGGCTCTGCGAGCGGCTCGCGCGCGCGCTCGGCGAGATCCTCGGCGAGGGCACGGTCGCCGCGCACCACGGCTCGATGTCGCGCGAGATGCGCCACGAGGCCGAGCACAAGCTGAAGCACGGCGAGGTGCGCTGCGTGGTCGCGACGAGCTCGCTCGAGCTCGGCATCGACGTCGGCCACGTCGATCTCGTGTGTCAGATCGGATCGCCGCGCGCGATCGCCGCGCTGCTGCAGCGCGTGGGGCGCAGCGGGCACTTCCTCGGCGGCGTGCCGAAGGGACGTCTCTTCCCGACGAGCCGAGACGATCTGGTCGAGTCGCTCGCGCTGCTCGACGCGATCACGCGCGGAGAGCTCGACGCCGTGTGCGTGCCCGACGCGCCGCTCGACGTGCTCGCGCAGCAGATCATCGCCGAGGTCGCGGGCCGGGACGACGCGACGCCGATCGACGCGCTGTTCGAGACGACGCGGCGCGCGTGGCCGTATCGCGCGCTCGAGCGCACGTCGTTCGATGCGATCGTGAGCACGCTGGGCGATGCGTTCGGGGTGCGGCGCGGGCGTCGCGGCGCGAGCGTGCACGTCGACCTCGCGACGAACGTGCTGCGCCCGCGGCGCGGCGCGCGCTTGCTCGCGACGAGCTCGGGCGGCGCGATCCCCGACAACCAGAGCTACGACGTGGTGCTCGAGCCCGAGGGCACGAAGCTCGGCAACATCCACGAGGACTTCGCGGTCGAGAGCATGCCGGGCGACATCTTCCAGCTCGGCACCGCGAGCTGGAAGATCGTGCGCGTGCAGCCCGGCGTGGTGCGCGTCGCGGACGCGAAGGGTCAGCCGCCCACCCTGCCCTTCTGGTTCGGCGAAGGACCGGCGCGCACGCGCGAGCTCTCGACGTCGGTGACGCGCTTGCTCGGGGAGATCGACGGTGAGCTCGCGGCGAACGGACCGAGCCACGCGATCGATCGCCTGCGCGCGAGGCTCGCGATCGCGCACGAGCCGGCACGACAGGCGGTCGAGTACCTCGACGAGGCGCGCGCGGCGTTGGGCGTGCTGCCCGATGGGCGCACCGTCGTCGCCGAGCGCTTCTTCGACGAGGCCGCGAACACGCACCTCGTGCTGCACACGCGGTTCGGCGCGCGCGTGAACCGCGCGTGGGGGCTCGCGCTGCGCAAGGCGTTCTGCCGCAGCTTCGACTTCGAGCTGCAGGCCGCGGCGACCGACGACGCGATCGTGCTCTCGCTCGGGCCCACGCACAGCTTCCCGCTCGACGAGGTGTTCGGCTTCCTCAAGAGCTCGCGCGCCGCGCACATGCTCACGCAGGCGGTGCTCGATGCGCCGCTCTTCGGGACGCGATGGCGCTGGGCCGCCACGATCTCGCTCGCGGTGCCGCGCAGCCGCGGCGGCAAGAAGAGCCCGCCGGCGCGGCAGCGCATCGACGCCGAGGATCTGCTCAGCGTGGTGTTCCCCGACGCGCAGGCGTGCTTCGAGAACATCCAGGGCGAGCGCGAGGTCCCCGATCATCCGCTGGTGCAGCAAGCGCTTCGCGACTGCCTCGAGGACGCGATGGACGTGCACGGGCTGGTGGACGTGCTCGCGCGCATCGAGCGCGGGGAGATCACGTGCATCGCGCGCGATCTGCCGCAGCCGTCGGCGCTCGCGGCGGAGATCCTCGGCGCGCGGCCGTGGGCGTACCTCGACGACGCGCCGCTCGAGGAGCGACGCACGCAGGCGGTGATGATGCGTCGCCTCGACGATCGCGCGCGGCTGCGCGATCTCGCGGCGCTCGATCCCGATGCGATCGCGCGGGTGCGCGAGGAAGCGTGGCCCGATCCGCGCGACGCGGACGAGCTGCACGACGCGCTCGGGACGATCGGGTGGATGCGCGACGAGGAGATCGCGCGCGCCGATCACGATGGGTCCTGGCGCGCATCGCTCGCGCGCGAAGGGCGGGTGACGCGCCTCGCGATCGGGGCGTGGGTGGCCGCGGAGCGGCTCGCGGAGATCCGCGCGATCCACCCGGACGCATCGTGGTCGCCGGCGATCGCGATCCCGAGCGCGCACGCGTCGCGCACGATCGACCGCGAGCACGCATTGCGCGAATTGGTGCGCAGCCGGCTCGAGGCCGTCGGCCCGGTGCGCGCGTCGGTGCTCGCGGCCGAGCTCGCGGTGAGCGAGGGCGAGATCGACGGTGCGCTCCACGCGCTCGAGGCCGAGGGCTTCGTGATGCGCGGGAGGTTCGAGTCACAGGAGGCGCTCGAGTGGTGCGAGCGTCGTCTGCTCGCGCGCATCCACCGCGCGACGGTGGAGACGCTGCGCCGCGCGATCGAGCCGGTGACGACCGCGGACTATCTGCGCTTCCTCTTCGAGTGGCAGCACGTCGCGCCGGGGTCGCGCCTGTCCGGCGACGACGCCGTGCACGCGATCGTGCAGCAGCTCGAAGGGTTCGAGGCGCCTGCGGGCGCGTGGGAGGAGGAGCTCCTCGCGTCGCGGGCGATCGGCGAGGTCGGGCGCTCGCTCGACGCGCTGTGTCTGTCGGGGCGCGTCGCGTGGGCGCGCGGCGGTGCGCCGACGCTCGATCAGGATCGTGTGCCCGCGCCGGTGCGCGCGACGCGCGTGGTGCTGCTCGATCGCGGACGGCTCGACACGTGGGCGGCGGTGCGGCCGGCGTGGCCTTCGCTCCCGGATGCATCGCGCGCGGCGCGCGAGATCGAGCGCGTGCTCGATGCGCGCGGTGCGTCCTTCTTCCACGAGCTCGAGCGCGCGACGGGGCTCGATCGCGGCGCGGTCGAGGCCGGGCTCGCCGAGCTCGTCGCGCGCGGCGCGGTGAGCTCGGACGCGTGGAGCGGTCTGCGCGCGCTGATCGCGCCGCAGGCCGAGCGCGGCATCGAGAGCGTCGCGACGGCGCGACGGCGCGGTCCGTCGCTCTCCGCGATGGAGTCGGCGGGTCGCTGGTCGCTGGTGCGGACCGCGGGCGCGCGCGACGGGGAGCGCGTCGACGAGCACGCGATCGAAGAGGTCGCGCGCGTGCTGCTGGCGCGCTGGGGCGTGATCGTGCGGCGCGTGCTGGAGCGCGAGGGCATGGCGCCGCCGTGGCGCGAGCTGGTGCGTGTGCTGCGGAGGCTCGAGGCGCGCGGGGAGATCCGCGGCGGGCGCTTCGTCGCAGGACAGAGCGGCGAGCAGTTCGCGCTGCCCGAGGCCCTCGAGACGCTGCGCGCGGTGCGACGCAAGCCGGCGCGCGGCGAGGCGATCACGATCAGCGCGATCGACCCGCTCAACCTCGTCGGCATCCTCACGCCGGGCGCGCGCGTGCCCGCCATCGCGTCGCACCGGATCGTGTGGTGCGACGGAGTGCCGATCGCGGTGCGCGACGGTCAGGGCGTCCGCGCGATGAGCGAGCCTGCGATGACGGGCGCAGCATGA
- a CDS encoding glutaredoxin domain-containing protein: MPREVLDESKIHPAVREKIATHHRDIVDEVKAAVAKHDVVVVGMSVNANPRRARALLKKLGIEHEYLEYGGYFSLWRRRNALKMWTGWPTFPMIFVKGTLIGGADDLEKLAESGELAKTLGR, translated from the coding sequence ATGCCGCGTGAGGTGCTCGACGAGTCGAAGATCCATCCCGCAGTGCGCGAGAAGATCGCCACGCATCACCGCGACATCGTCGACGAGGTGAAAGCCGCCGTCGCGAAGCACGACGTGGTGGTGGTCGGGATGTCGGTGAACGCGAACCCGCGGCGCGCTCGCGCGCTCCTGAAGAAGCTCGGGATCGAGCACGAGTACCTCGAGTACGGCGGCTACTTCTCGCTCTGGCGGCGTCGCAACGCGCTGAAGATGTGGACGGGTTGGCCCACGTTCCCGATGATCTTCGTGAAGGGCACGCTCATCGGGGGCGCCGACGATCTCGAGAAGCTCGCGGAGAGCGGCGAGCTCGCGAAGACGCTCGGGCGCTGA